A genomic region of Aureimonas populi contains the following coding sequences:
- the rpoH gene encoding RNA polymerase sigma factor RpoH, whose amino-acid sequence MAQANLPSITSGEGGLSRYLQEIRRFPMLEPQEEYMLAKRYAEHDDRDAAHKLVTSHLRLVAKIAMGYRGYGLPIGEVVSEGNVGLMQAVKRFDADRGFRLATYAMWWIKASIQEYILRSWSLVKMGTTANQKRLFFNLRKMKSRIQALEDGDLRPDQVQQIATQLGVSEEEVVSMNRRLSGDASLNAPIRATEGESGEWQDWLVDQSESQEQMLADQDELEQRRGMLRGAMEVLNDRERRIFEARRLAEEPLTLEALSSEFDISRERVRQIEVRAFEKVQKAVKDTAEAARRQLRVLADA is encoded by the coding sequence ATGGCTCAGGCAAATCTTCCCAGCATTACCTCCGGCGAGGGCGGCCTCAGCCGCTATCTCCAGGAAATCCGGCGCTTCCCCATGCTGGAGCCGCAGGAAGAATACATGCTCGCCAAGCGTTATGCTGAGCATGACGACCGCGATGCCGCTCACAAGCTCGTCACGAGCCATCTGCGGCTCGTGGCCAAGATCGCCATGGGTTATCGCGGCTACGGCCTTCCCATCGGCGAAGTGGTTTCGGAAGGCAATGTCGGCCTCATGCAGGCCGTCAAGCGTTTCGACGCGGACCGGGGCTTCCGCCTCGCCACCTATGCGATGTGGTGGATCAAGGCTTCGATCCAGGAATATATCCTGCGTTCGTGGAGCCTGGTGAAAATGGGCACCACCGCCAACCAGAAGCGCCTGTTCTTCAACCTGCGCAAGATGAAGAGCCGAATCCAGGCGCTCGAGGACGGCGATTTGCGCCCCGATCAGGTGCAGCAGATCGCCACGCAGCTCGGCGTTTCCGAGGAGGAGGTCGTTTCGATGAACCGCCGTCTCTCCGGCGATGCCTCGTTGAACGCGCCGATCCGCGCGACGGAGGGCGAATCCGGCGAGTGGCAGGATTGGCTCGTGGACCAGTCCGAGAGCCAGGAGCAGATGCTGGCGGATCAGGACGAGCTGGAGCAGCGGCGCGGCATGTTGCGCGGCGCGATGGAGGTCCTGAACGATCGCGAGCGCCGCATCTTCGAGGCGCGGCGCCTGGCAGAGGAGCCGCTGACGCTGGAAGCGCTGTCGAGCGAGTTCGACATCAGCCGCGAGCGCGTTCGCCAGATCGAGGTGCGCGCCTTCGAGAAGGTGCAGAAGGCCGTGAAGGACACGGCCGAGGCCGCCCGGCGCCAGCTTCGGGTTCTCGCAGACGCCTGA
- the mnmA gene encoding tRNA 2-thiouridine(34) synthase MnmA codes for MNSLDLPKAPAETRVVVAMSGGVDSSVTAALLKEEGYDVVGITLQLYDGGATPRRAGSCCAGQDIHDARRTAAVLGIPHYVLDYEQKFREQVIDPFAASYLAGETPIPCVACNQTVKFKDLLQTARDLGADALATGHYIESRAAGAHRSLHRPADLDRDQSYFLYATTQAQVDFLRFPLGRLTKPETRRIAEAHGLSVAAKPDSQDICFVSKGRYSDVVAKLRPEAGEPGEIVHLDGRGLGRHEGIVNFTVGQRKGLKIAAGEPLYVVSIDAATRRVTVGPREALLVRRLALRDVNWLGDGVVGEAAGHGEDLFVKVRSARPPAPARLLRDGNELVVELAEGESGVSPGQACVFYAGEGAGARVLGGGIIARSFPAGSFASAA; via the coding sequence ATGAACAGCCTGGATCTGCCGAAGGCGCCGGCCGAGACGCGCGTGGTCGTCGCCATGTCGGGCGGGGTCGATTCCTCCGTCACCGCCGCCCTGCTCAAGGAGGAGGGCTACGATGTCGTCGGCATCACGCTGCAGCTTTACGATGGCGGGGCGACGCCGCGCCGGGCCGGTTCCTGCTGCGCGGGGCAGGATATTCACGATGCGCGCCGCACGGCGGCTGTCCTCGGCATTCCTCATTATGTGCTGGATTACGAGCAGAAGTTCCGCGAGCAGGTGATCGACCCCTTCGCCGCCAGCTATCTTGCGGGCGAGACGCCGATCCCCTGCGTGGCCTGCAACCAGACGGTGAAGTTCAAGGATCTTCTCCAGACTGCCAGGGATCTGGGCGCCGATGCGCTGGCCACCGGCCATTACATCGAATCGCGCGCGGCCGGTGCCCATCGCAGCCTGCACCGCCCGGCCGATCTCGACCGGGACCAGAGCTATTTTCTCTACGCCACCACGCAGGCGCAGGTCGATTTCCTGCGCTTCCCGCTCGGCCGCCTGACCAAGCCCGAGACCCGCCGCATCGCGGAGGCGCACGGCCTGTCCGTCGCCGCCAAGCCCGACAGCCAGGACATCTGCTTCGTCTCGAAGGGGCGTTACTCGGATGTCGTGGCCAAGCTGCGGCCGGAGGCGGGAGAGCCCGGCGAGATCGTGCATCTGGACGGGCGGGGCCTCGGCCGGCACGAGGGCATCGTCAACTTCACCGTGGGGCAGCGCAAGGGGCTGAAGATCGCGGCTGGCGAGCCCCTTTATGTCGTGTCCATTGATGCCGCGACGCGGCGCGTCACCGTCGGCCCGCGCGAGGCGCTGCTCGTGCGCCGGCTCGCGCTGCGGGACGTCAACTGGCTGGGCGATGGCGTGGTGGGGGAAGCCGCCGGGCACGGCGAGGACCTCTTCGTCAAGGTTCGCTCGGCCCGCCCGCCCGCCCCGGCCAGGCTGCTGCGAGACGGCAACGAACTGGTGGTGGAACTCGCCGAGGGTGAGAGCGGCGTCTCGCCTGGCCAGGCCTGCGTCTTCTACGCGGGCGAGGGGGCCGGCGCGCGCGTTCTGGGCGGCGGCATTATCGCCCGCTCGTTCCCGGCCGGTTCATTCGCCAGCGCGGCTTGA
- a CDS encoding TrmH family RNA methyltransferase, translated as MSVGGHIALTPIDDPADSRIEVFRDIRERDLVGRGGFIAEGAVVLDQLLASSFFQPTALLVLRNRLAGLMPRLAGLRPGVPVYVAERAVFDAVAGFPVHRGVMAHAVRRPEKRPLSLPAMTARGALFTVAAGISNHDNMGAIFRNAAAFGVDAVILDETSCDPLYRKAIRVSVGSVLRVPFIRLGAVEQIVEELEGLGVECLALAPGASVPLQRWRPAPSSALFLGAEGEGLPPAVWTRMKALRIEMAPGLDSLNVAHCAAIALHHAFLHRSPPAR; from the coding sequence ATGAGCGTCGGCGGCCATATTGCGCTGACGCCGATCGACGATCCGGCCGATTCGCGAATCGAGGTCTTTCGCGACATTCGCGAGCGCGATCTCGTGGGGCGCGGCGGCTTCATCGCCGAGGGGGCGGTCGTTCTCGACCAGCTTCTCGCCTCGTCCTTCTTCCAGCCCACCGCGCTTCTGGTTCTGCGCAATCGCCTGGCCGGCCTTATGCCGCGGCTGGCGGGGTTGCGGCCCGGCGTGCCGGTCTATGTCGCCGAGCGGGCGGTGTTCGATGCGGTCGCTGGTTTCCCGGTTCATCGCGGCGTGATGGCCCATGCCGTGCGCCGGCCGGAGAAACGGCCTCTTTCGCTTCCGGCCATGACCGCGCGGGGCGCTCTCTTCACCGTGGCGGCCGGCATTTCCAACCATGACAATATGGGCGCGATCTTCCGCAACGCAGCCGCCTTCGGCGTCGACGCGGTGATCCTGGACGAGACGAGCTGCGATCCGCTCTACCGGAAGGCCATCCGCGTGTCTGTCGGGAGCGTGCTGCGCGTGCCGTTCATCCGGCTTGGCGCGGTGGAGCAAATCGTGGAAGAGCTGGAGGGCCTAGGCGTCGAATGTCTGGCGCTGGCGCCCGGCGCGAGCGTTCCGCTCCAGCGCTGGCGTCCGGCGCCGTCATCGGCGCTCTTTCTGGGGGCCGAGGGGGAAGGGCTTCCGCCTGCCGTCTGGACACGGATGAAAGCGCTGCGGATCGAGATGGCGCCGGGGCTCGACAGCCTCAACGTCGCCCATTGCGCCGCGATCGCCCTCCACCACGCTTTTTTGCATCGCTCGCCCCCGGCCCGGTAG
- a CDS encoding fimbrial protein: protein MTEIDETAEEPLDPATERVRRKMVRLLAVSIGIMLIGVMAVLAAVVYRTSEGGGRLEAGASVPLALPVAGDVVQSSLDGDRLLLQLRPAGGTDELLVFDRRDGTLLSRHPLVLP, encoded by the coding sequence ATGACCGAGATCGACGAGACGGCCGAAGAGCCGCTGGACCCCGCCACCGAGCGCGTCCGGCGCAAGATGGTGCGCCTTCTCGCCGTCTCCATCGGCATCATGCTGATCGGCGTTATGGCGGTGCTGGCCGCCGTTGTCTACCGCACGTCGGAAGGCGGCGGGCGGCTTGAAGCAGGCGCGAGCGTTCCCCTCGCGCTGCCCGTGGCGGGCGATGTCGTGCAGTCGTCGCTGGATGGCGACAGGCTTCTCCTGCAACTGCGCCCGGCGGGCGGAACGGACGAGCTTCTCGTGTTCGACAGGCGGGACGGAACGCTTCTCTCACGCCATCCGCTCGTCCTTCCGTGA
- the chpT gene encoding histidine phosphotransferase ChpT, with translation MTNLPALSAPELAALLASRLCHDIISPVGAVQSGLELLDEMPDDPESMALVRNSTKSAVAKLQFARIAYGASGSTTAQIDLGDAQQVAEGFMSFERAGLSWSGERAYVPKNIAKLILNLVVIANASVPRGKEVEVAVERLEPTVRVVVTARGAPLRVPAKFRALLAGEADDEAIDAHAVQPYYTLLLAAEAGLGVSLEQKEGEAVFTVESAGSAASEAA, from the coding sequence ATGACGAACCTGCCTGCTTTGTCCGCCCCCGAGCTGGCCGCGCTTCTCGCAAGCCGGCTGTGCCACGACATCATCTCGCCGGTGGGGGCGGTGCAGAGCGGGCTCGAACTGCTCGACGAGATGCCGGACGACCCCGAATCCATGGCGCTCGTGCGCAACTCCACCAAAAGCGCCGTCGCCAAGCTCCAGTTCGCCCGCATCGCCTATGGGGCCTCGGGATCGACCACGGCCCAGATCGATCTCGGCGACGCGCAGCAGGTGGCGGAGGGCTTCATGTCCTTCGAGCGCGCCGGCCTCTCGTGGAGCGGCGAGCGCGCCTATGTGCCCAAGAACATCGCCAAGCTCATCCTGAACCTCGTCGTCATCGCCAACGCCTCCGTGCCGCGCGGCAAGGAAGTGGAGGTCGCGGTCGAGCGCCTTGAACCGACCGTGCGGGTGGTAGTCACGGCGCGCGGCGCTCCCTTGCGCGTGCCTGCCAAGTTCCGGGCCCTCCTGGCCGGAGAGGCGGACGACGAAGCCATCGACGCCCACGCCGTGCAGCCCTATTACACCCTGCTTCTGGCCGCCGAGGCCGGCCTCGGCGTGTCGCTGGAGCAGAAGGAGGGCGAGGCCGTCTTCACTGTCGAAAGCGCGGGGAGCGCGGCGAGCGAAGCCGCCTAG
- a CDS encoding RluA family pseudouridine synthase, producing MQGEVSRARLQALIGEGCVGIDEARAVQPSRKMARGEVVSLLLPEPEAPDPQPEAIPLSVLYEDEDLIVVDKPAGLVVHPGPGNWSGTLVNALLHHCGDSLSGIGGVKRPGIVHRLDKETSGVMVVAKNDAAHRGLAAQFASHGRDGRMERAYLALVWGAPARPSGRVDAALGRSNSDRTKRSVVPAARSDAREAVTHWEVVSRYGPPPAFAALLRCRLETGRTHQIRVHLAHIGHPLVGDGVYGAGFRSKASSLPDEAGRLAGAFTRQALHAQRLGFVHPRTGERLAFEAPPPADMAELMAAFEH from the coding sequence ATGCAGGGCGAGGTGTCGCGCGCGCGCCTCCAGGCCCTGATCGGCGAGGGGTGCGTGGGGATCGACGAGGCTCGCGCGGTCCAGCCGAGCCGCAAGATGGCGCGGGGCGAGGTCGTCTCCCTTCTCCTGCCCGAACCGGAGGCGCCCGACCCGCAGCCCGAGGCGATCCCGCTCAGCGTCCTCTACGAGGACGAGGACCTGATCGTCGTGGACAAGCCGGCCGGGCTGGTCGTTCATCCCGGCCCGGGCAATTGGAGCGGAACCCTCGTCAACGCCCTCCTCCATCACTGCGGCGACAGCCTTTCGGGCATCGGCGGCGTCAAGCGGCCCGGGATCGTGCACCGCCTCGACAAGGAGACGAGCGGGGTGATGGTGGTGGCCAAGAACGATGCGGCCCATCGCGGCCTTGCCGCTCAGTTCGCCTCCCATGGCCGCGACGGCCGGATGGAGCGTGCCTATCTCGCGCTCGTCTGGGGCGCGCCCGCCCGTCCTTCCGGCCGGGTGGACGCTGCCCTGGGGCGCTCCAACAGCGACCGCACCAAGCGCAGCGTCGTGCCGGCGGCGCGCAGCGATGCGCGCGAAGCCGTGACGCATTGGGAGGTGGTGTCCCGTTACGGCCCACCGCCGGCCTTCGCCGCGCTTCTGCGATGCCGGCTGGAAACGGGGCGCACGCACCAGATCCGGGTTCATCTCGCCCATATCGGCCATCCGCTGGTGGGCGATGGCGTGTACGGCGCCGGGTTTCGCTCCAAGGCATCGTCGTTGCCGGACGAGGCTGGTCGGCTGGCCGGGGCGTTCACGCGCCAGGCCCTTCATGCCCAGCGTCTCGGCTTCGTGCACCCGCGCACGGGGGAAAGGCTGGCATTCGAGGCCCCGCCGCCCGCCGACATGGCGGAACTCATGGCCGCATTCGAACATTAA
- the ctrA gene encoding response regulator transcription factor CtrA: MRVLLIEDDSAIAQSIELMLKSESFNVYTTDLGEEGVDLGKLYDYDIILLDLNLPDMSGYEVLRTLRLSKVKTPILILSGMAGIEDKVRGLGFGADDYMTKPFHKDELVARIHAIVRRSKGHAQSVINTGDLTVNLDAKTVEVNGQRVHLTGKEYAMLELLSLRKGTTLTKEMFLNHLYGGMDEPELKIIDVFICKLRKKLSTATEGKNYIETVWGRGYVLREPEEDSRAA, translated from the coding sequence ATGCGCGTTCTTTTGATCGAGGATGACAGCGCGATCGCGCAGAGCATCGAGCTGATGCTGAAGTCCGAGAGCTTCAACGTCTACACGACCGACCTTGGCGAAGAGGGCGTCGATCTCGGCAAGCTCTACGACTACGACATCATTCTCCTGGACCTGAACCTGCCCGACATGTCGGGCTACGAGGTGCTGCGCACGCTGCGCCTGTCCAAGGTGAAGACGCCGATCCTGATCCTCTCCGGCATGGCCGGCATCGAGGACAAGGTGCGCGGGCTCGGCTTCGGCGCCGACGACTACATGACCAAGCCCTTCCACAAGGACGAGTTGGTCGCGCGCATCCACGCCATCGTGCGCCGCTCCAAGGGCCATGCCCAGTCGGTCATCAACACCGGCGACCTGACGGTGAACCTCGATGCCAAGACGGTGGAGGTGAACGGTCAGCGCGTGCACCTGACCGGCAAGGAATATGCCATGCTGGAGCTTCTTTCGCTGCGCAAGGGCACGACGCTGACGAAGGAAATGTTCCTCAATCACCTCTATGGCGGCATGGACGAGCCGGAGTTGAAGATCATCGACGTCTTCATCTGCAAGCTGCGCAAGAAGCTGTCCACGGCCACCGAGGGCAAGAACTACATCGAGACCGTGTGGGGCCGCGGCTATGTGCTGCGCGAGCCTGAAGAGGATTCCCGCGCCGCCTGA
- a CDS encoding DUF1134 domain-containing protein — protein sequence MIRMLRQIRLIAAVAMTLSAAVLAGPAPASAQSAGYTMEEIVQEGHGFFGATSGGLASVVEHAFQSFGLPNGYILGEEAGGAFIGGLRYGEGTLFTKNAGEHRIFWQGPSIGLDAGADGARMMMLVYNLPAVENVYGRFGGVTGSAYLVGGLGMTVLQRDNVVMVPIRTGVGARLGINLGYLKLTPAPTWNPF from the coding sequence ATGATCCGCATGCTCAGGCAGATCCGCCTTATCGCCGCGGTCGCGATGACACTTTCCGCAGCCGTCCTCGCCGGCCCCGCGCCCGCTTCGGCGCAATCGGCCGGCTATACGATGGAGGAGATCGTCCAGGAGGGGCACGGCTTCTTCGGCGCCACCTCCGGGGGCCTCGCCTCCGTCGTCGAGCACGCCTTCCAGAGCTTCGGCCTGCCCAACGGCTATATCCTCGGAGAGGAAGCCGGCGGCGCCTTCATCGGCGGCCTGCGCTACGGCGAGGGTACGCTCTTCACCAAGAATGCGGGCGAGCACCGGATCTTCTGGCAGGGGCCCTCCATCGGCCTCGACGCTGGCGCCGATGGTGCACGGATGATGATGCTGGTCTACAACCTGCCGGCCGTGGAGAACGTCTATGGCCGCTTCGGCGGGGTGACGGGCAGCGCCTATCTGGTCGGCGGGCTCGGCATGACGGTGCTTCAGCGCGACAATGTGGTGATGGTGCCCATCCGCACGGGTGTCGGCGCGCGTCTCGGCATCAATCTGGGCTATCTCAAGCTCACGCCGGCTCCGACCTGGAATCCCTTCTAA
- a CDS encoding DMT family transporter, with protein MRLIAHPYLFLVLAAIFWGANAVGGKLAVGHVSPMMLNVLRWGMATLLLLPFAWHKLRADRQVIISRLPFLFTMGTCGMALFNAILYTALLHTTAVQAMIVQSAMPLVVFLGMFLFYKVKVLPMQVLGFTLTAAGVLLAAARGDPTALLTLDLNIGDAMMLGAVLLYGGYTVALRLKPPLHWISLIFVLCASAFAAAIPLLLWETATGRFVAPDATGWAIALFTAILPSIAAQVFYIRGVELIGANRANLFVNLVPITGAVMAVAILGEALLPYHFIALALVIGGIMLAERAGRAAWRPAK; from the coding sequence ATGCGCCTCATCGCCCACCCATACCTGTTCCTCGTCCTGGCCGCCATTTTCTGGGGCGCGAATGCGGTGGGGGGCAAGCTCGCCGTCGGCCACGTCTCGCCCATGATGCTGAACGTCCTGCGCTGGGGCATGGCGACGCTTCTTCTCCTGCCCTTCGCCTGGCACAAGCTGCGCGCCGACCGCCAGGTGATCATCTCCCGCCTGCCCTTCCTCTTCACGATGGGCACCTGCGGGATGGCGCTGTTCAACGCCATTCTCTACACCGCGCTCCTCCACACCACGGCCGTCCAGGCAATGATCGTGCAGTCCGCCATGCCGCTCGTCGTGTTCCTGGGCATGTTCCTGTTCTACAAGGTCAAGGTTCTGCCGATGCAGGTCCTGGGCTTCACCCTCACGGCGGCGGGCGTGCTTCTCGCCGCCGCACGGGGCGACCCCACGGCCCTCCTGACGCTCGATCTCAATATCGGCGACGCGATGATGCTGGGGGCGGTGCTGCTCTACGGCGGCTACACGGTGGCTCTGCGGCTGAAGCCGCCCCTGCACTGGATAAGCCTGATCTTCGTCCTGTGCGCCTCGGCCTTCGCGGCCGCGATCCCCCTGCTTCTGTGGGAGACAGCCACAGGTCGCTTCGTGGCGCCGGACGCCACGGGATGGGCCATCGCGCTGTTCACTGCCATCCTGCCCTCCATCGCCGCCCAGGTCTTCTACATTCGCGGCGTGGAACTGATCGGCGCCAACCGGGCCAATCTCTTCGTCAACCTCGTCCCCATCACCGGCGCCGTCATGGCGGTGGCGATTTTGGGAGAGGCGCTGCTGCCCTATCATTTCATCGCGCTGGCGCTGGTGATCGGCGGCATCATGCTGGCCGAGCGCGCGGGCCGGGCGGCGTGGCGGCCCGCCAAATGA
- a CDS encoding Gfo/Idh/MocA family protein produces MSKPRIAVVGCGQWGQNHVRTLSELGALAAISDHDEARARAMSERYGVPALGLEEVAGSREIDAAVLALPSRLHGPTGRTMLKAGKDVLIEKPIALDPADAAHTAEVARESGRLLMVGHVLRFHPVFERLCEVVSRGGIGDIRHMVSTRLGLGRFLGMDAIWDLAPHDLSLVLKIAGGAPERIETSARSVLSDEIDVADIRMDFAGGLSAEVHVSRISPFRDRRFTVVGTQGMITFDDLAPEGQKLALYAHRVWREGAGFAFHNADPEYLETVPGLPLDRELRHFIECIETRREPETGAAEAVETVRILSAASPYPSSRAGE; encoded by the coding sequence ATGTCCAAGCCGAGGATCGCCGTCGTCGGGTGCGGCCAATGGGGCCAGAACCATGTGCGCACCCTGTCGGAGCTCGGCGCGCTGGCGGCCATCTCCGACCATGACGAGGCGCGCGCCCGCGCGATGTCCGAGCGCTACGGCGTGCCCGCGCTCGGCCTCGAGGAGGTCGCCGGCTCGCGAGAGATCGACGCCGCCGTCCTCGCCCTGCCCTCTCGCCTGCACGGACCGACAGGGCGGACGATGCTGAAGGCGGGCAAGGACGTTCTCATCGAAAAGCCGATCGCGCTCGATCCCGCCGACGCCGCGCACACGGCCGAGGTGGCGCGCGAGAGCGGGCGCCTCCTGATGGTCGGCCATGTCCTGCGTTTCCACCCGGTCTTCGAGCGGCTCTGCGAGGTCGTGTCGCGAGGGGGGATCGGCGACATCCGCCACATGGTGTCCACCCGGCTGGGCCTCGGCCGCTTCCTCGGCATGGACGCCATCTGGGACCTGGCTCCGCACGACCTGTCGCTGGTTCTGAAGATCGCCGGCGGCGCGCCGGAGCGAATCGAGACCTCGGCCCGCAGCGTCCTCAGCGACGAGATCGATGTCGCCGACATCCGCATGGACTTCGCCGGCGGCCTTTCGGCCGAAGTGCACGTCTCACGCATATCGCCGTTCCGCGACCGCCGCTTCACCGTGGTGGGCACGCAAGGCATGATCACCTTCGATGATCTGGCGCCGGAGGGGCAGAAGCTGGCGCTCTATGCGCACCGGGTCTGGCGCGAGGGCGCGGGCTTCGCCTTCCACAACGCCGACCCGGAATATCTGGAAACCGTGCCCGGCCTGCCCCTCGACCGGGAGTTGCGCCATTTCATCGAATGTATCGAAACGCGCCGCGAGCCGGAAACAGGCGCGGCGGAAGCGGTGGAAACGGTGCGGATCCTTTCCGCCGCCTCGCCCTATCCTTCAAGCCGCGCTGGCGAATGA
- a CDS encoding DUF1153 domain-containing protein: protein MTDQVRPRVKYVIGPDGSPLTIADLPPSNTRRWVIRRKAEVVAAVRGGLLSLDEACSRYTLTVEEFLSWQVSIDSHGLAGLRTTQLQEYRKKVDLHH, encoded by the coding sequence ATGACCGATCAGGTTAGACCAAGAGTGAAATACGTCATCGGCCCGGACGGGAGCCCGCTGACGATCGCGGACCTGCCGCCTTCCAACACCCGGCGCTGGGTCATCCGGCGCAAGGCGGAGGTGGTGGCCGCGGTTCGCGGGGGGCTCCTGAGCCTCGATGAGGCATGTTCGCGTTATACGCTGACGGTGGAGGAGTTCCTCTCCTGGCAGGTATCGATCGACAGCCACGGCCTTGCGGGCCTGCGGACCACCCAGCTTCAGGAATACCGCAAGAAGGTCGACCTGCATCACTGA
- a CDS encoding response regulator: protein MQTCLVIDESPVVRKIAWRILSLSGYRPETAGNIEEAEKVLADLEHLDIAIVSATLPDEPVEAAIRRLKAHPHAAGCVVLASLVEANLGLMTRSKRAGAAGFTYRPFDRESLAGWLKPYSQARSEPA from the coding sequence ATGCAGACCTGCCTCGTGATCGACGAATCACCCGTGGTGCGCAAGATCGCCTGGCGCATCCTCTCCCTCTCGGGATACCGGCCCGAAACGGCCGGCAACATCGAGGAGGCCGAGAAGGTGCTGGCCGATCTGGAGCATCTGGACATCGCCATCGTTTCCGCCACCTTGCCGGACGAGCCGGTCGAGGCGGCCATCCGGCGGCTCAAGGCGCATCCGCATGCCGCCGGCTGCGTGGTGCTCGCATCGCTGGTGGAGGCCAATCTCGGCCTGATGACGCGTTCCAAGCGGGCAGGGGCCGCCGGCTTCACTTATCGCCCCTTCGACCGCGAAAGCCTGGCTGGCTGGCTGAAGCCCTATTCGCAGGCCCGCTCGGAACCGGCCTGA
- a CDS encoding adenylosuccinate synthase: protein MANVVVVGSQWGDEGKGKIVDWLSERADVVVRFQGGHNAGHTLVVDGVSYKLSLLPSGVVRKGKLSVIGNGVVFDPHAFVAEKKRLEGQGVGISPDSLRIADNAALILSVHRELDAIRENAASGTKIGTTRRGIGPAYEDKVGRRAIRVMDLAEPDRLAERIERLLAHHNPLRRGLGEAEVSAEAIMDELTSVAGEIVPYLDRVWRLLDERRRAGERILFEGAQGTLLDIDHGTYPFVTSSNTVAGQAAAGSGLGPSAMGFVLGITKAYTTRVGEGPFPTEQDNEIGQFLGEKGHEFGTVTGRKRRCGWFDAVLVRQAVAINGIHGLALTKLDVLDGLDEIRIAVGYELDGRQIDYFPASLAAQMRLKPIYRSFEGWKDTTAGARSWGDLPAQAVKYVRQIEELVGAPVTLLSTSPEREDTILVRDPFED from the coding sequence ATGGCGAACGTCGTGGTGGTCGGCTCCCAGTGGGGCGACGAGGGCAAGGGCAAGATCGTCGACTGGCTGTCGGAGCGCGCCGATGTCGTCGTGCGCTTCCAGGGCGGGCACAATGCCGGCCACACGCTGGTGGTGGACGGGGTGTCCTACAAGCTCTCCCTGCTGCCCTCCGGCGTGGTGCGCAAGGGCAAGCTTTCGGTCATCGGCAACGGCGTCGTCTTCGACCCGCACGCCTTCGTGGCCGAGAAAAAGCGCCTGGAAGGGCAGGGGGTCGGTATCTCTCCCGACAGCCTTCGCATCGCCGACAATGCCGCGCTAATCCTCTCCGTCCACCGGGAGCTGGACGCCATCCGCGAAAATGCCGCCTCCGGCACCAAGATCGGCACCACGCGCCGCGGCATCGGCCCGGCCTATGAGGACAAGGTGGGGCGGCGCGCCATCCGTGTGATGGACCTTGCCGAGCCGGACAGGCTGGCCGAGCGCATCGAGCGCCTGCTCGCCCATCACAATCCGCTGCGGAGGGGCCTGGGAGAGGCGGAAGTCTCGGCCGAGGCGATCATGGACGAACTGACCTCCGTCGCCGGCGAGATCGTGCCCTATCTCGACCGCGTCTGGCGCCTTCTGGACGAGCGCCGCCGTGCGGGCGAGCGCATCCTGTTCGAGGGCGCGCAGGGCACGCTGCTCGATATCGACCATGGCACCTATCCCTTCGTCACCTCGTCCAACACGGTGGCGGGGCAGGCGGCGGCCGGCTCGGGCCTCGGCCCCTCCGCCATGGGCTTCGTCCTCGGCATCACCAAGGCCTATACGACACGCGTCGGCGAAGGGCCGTTTCCCACCGAGCAGGACAACGAGATCGGCCAGTTCCTGGGTGAGAAGGGGCATGAATTCGGCACGGTGACGGGCCGCAAGCGCCGCTGCGGCTGGTTCGACGCCGTGCTCGTGCGCCAGGCGGTGGCGATCAACGGCATTCACGGGCTTGCGCTGACCAAGCTCGACGTGCTCGACGGGCTGGACGAGATCCGCATCGCGGTGGGATACGAGCTGGACGGGCGGCAGATCGACTATTTCCCCGCCAGCCTCGCGGCCCAGATGCGCCTGAAGCCGATTTATCGCAGCTTCGAGGGGTGGAAGGATACGACGGCGGGGGCAAGATCGTGGGGCGACCTGCCGGCGCAGGCGGTCAAATATGTGCGCCAGATCGAAGAACTCGTGGGAGCGCCGGTCACGCTCCTGTCGACCTCGCCGGAGCGGGAGGATACGATCCTCGTCCGCGATCCGTTCGAGGACTGA
- a CDS encoding flagellar export protein FliJ has product MAKRDNLVRLSRFKVGEKRRQVDQLELMMGEFERMAGELDAQIASEEKKAGITDTTHFAYPTFAKAARTRRDNLMDSVSELKAQMNAARLALAEAEAELANAERLEQIGEERRAASA; this is encoded by the coding sequence ATGGCCAAGCGGGACAATCTCGTGAGACTGTCGCGGTTCAAGGTCGGCGAGAAGCGCCGGCAGGTCGACCAGCTCGAACTCATGATGGGCGAATTCGAGCGCATGGCGGGCGAGCTCGACGCGCAGATCGCCAGCGAGGAAAAGAAGGCCGGAATCACCGATACGACCCACTTCGCCTATCCGACCTTCGCCAAGGCGGCCCGCACGCGCCGCGACAATCTGATGGATTCGGTCTCGGAGCTGAAGGCGCAGATGAATGCCGCCCGCCTTGCCCTGGCCGAGGCCGAGGCCGAGCTTGCCAATGCCGAGAGGCTGGAGCAGATCGGCGAGGAGCGCCGCGCCGCCAGCGCCTGA